The sequence AAGATAACAAACTGGATCCTGTTCTGGATTATTCCAGTTTTCCTGTGTGGCTTTGAGCAGCCCAGGGTgccctttgtttctgtttccaaCTCTAACAGAGTATTTCTTTCTCACAAGGCACATGCTACAGGTAGGAACATTAAAGCCTATGGGGTCTTTGAATAACAAGATAAGAAACGGACGTGCTGTAAATGTTTGCCAAAGAGGAAGTAGTTAAGTATTTTGAGAAGAAGTGTGAAATGTAATCACCTTATACTACCTTGTTCTATATCTAAATCTACATGCAGAACTGCTTTGTTAGTATTTTAGGGGGTTTAGAAGCAGCACTGTAAAAATGTTAATTCATTTCACTTAAAGCCATTGTATTTAATGACTATCAGTGCAGTGCaaaaaaatatcacagcaaGTCAGAGATTTCAAAGCTTTCAGAGTAACTTCATATGGCTGTTGTGCATACAACACAtctatgaaatataaatatgaaacatAAATAACTTAGAAATGCCTGTTTTCTCCGTACCTGGAGTAAGGTCCATGTGTCAGAACTTTTATCTGCTGTTTGTGCAAGAGTCAAATATTCCAATTGTTTTATGGCTTTCTTGctctctcctttttatttttttaatattaaaaaaaatattttaaaagataaaataagttttgttgcTTATATACATTAAGTAAATATGTTATGggtgctgctccaaaagtaatgtctcttattttatgatgttggccatATGGCAGTGgatgttgaaccttcccaccaatatcccattacattttgttgttatGCAACAGAGGGCAGCaaaggagcagtctgacagaacagtgtctgacatggaacTGTGGCTGAAGGAAAGGGGCATGATGagattcctccatgtggaaaaaatgacacctcctgacattcattgacacttgctgaacatttatggaaaccaaccagtgggtgtgagcagtgaggtggtgggtagtgcgtttcagcagtggcaacagcaacagtagTCACCTTCACTGGTGCACATGGTTATGAGCACAGTATTcaggctcttgctcattgctagtgaaaatgcatagctaaagGTAGTGActtcattgaagaaaaaaaaatggtacttgGTAGCTGAAAATCCTCTCTATCAAAAAGTTACTGCACTCATTGTATCTGTTGCATattccatgaaaataaagaggaggcattatttttgaagcTACCTACATATATATGGCCCAAGacaatttttcactcagagaggCCACAGCAGGCCAAAAGGTCAGACACATATGTTCTAATTTAACACTTGCTGATGGGATTTTACTGCTGGCTTTGAAGATCCTGAACAATGTGCCCCTTTAAGATAGATGGTTCATGAGCTGACAGAAAGGAGAGGTCTAGTGCTTTAAGCTGATCCAGACTTTCAGTGGCCCATCAGTGACAGGCATGATGGGAGAAGAATATCGTTGGAAGGGGTGGTGAGTATGGGTGGTATCTCTGAGAAAGCACACAGGAATGCCTGCAGAACACAGTGTTACATCTTTTATACCCTGTTACTCAACGTTTATCTCTTTCTCCCCTGattcctcattggctgagtacttcaggtGCACAATCTTCCTGACGCTCAGCTAAACGTACGGATACCAGATAAAGGCGAGGCAGTCCAGCCTTGTGTGGAGGCCctggcttctttgatgtttgttaagcctgtttttcttttgctgagggTCTCTTATCCAAACAGAATAGCCTTACAATATGCTTTCTAGTCCATAATACTATACGCATACTATTTGGAACATTTAAAAAGTACTGCAGTTTTGCAAGCAAGAATTAATCACATAATTCAACGACTCTATTTCTAAAATATGCTACTAACATATATGGTATTTCTACCTTTTCACATCAGCTATTTCTAAGGACaagttacaaaatacaaatacagtatGCTCTACTTCTTCAGATCAGTTCCCCCTTTTCCATATCTAATGCAGAAACATTCCATTCCTACACCCTCAACAAaggaggacatggagctgttggagcaaaTCCGGAGAAGGGcctctaagatgatcagagggctggagaagctaccctacaaggacaggctgagagagctggggctcttctgcgtggacaGGAGAAGGCTCCGAGGGGACCTTGTAGCTACCTTATAGCAGTACCTGAACGAAgcttacaggaaagctggggagggacttaTTATAAGAACACGTAGCTACATGACAAGGGGAAGTGACTTTAAATtggaagagggaagatttagactagagatttgaaataaattctttactgtgaggatggtgagacactggaacggTCAGGTTGCCTTCTATCAGCCTCTCACATATTCAGCAACTGTAATAATTCCTGTAGCTGAACATGTCATGGAATCTTGagactgccagtgctgaaccAAGCAAACAAAGTCAGCCTAACTCTGAAAATCAGATTAATCTGTGAGGaataaagtaataaaagcaTGATTTTGACTATCAAACTGAGTGAATATGACAGCAGTTGTCAGAGGAATGAATATGTCACACACAGAGATAAATCCGCTGCAGCAAAACTAACTGCAACATTCCATACCAGCGGTTCATTCTCACAGGAAAGCCTTTCTTCAGGAGATCTTCAGGAAGAGAGACATtaggagaaatgaaaaactaaGGGATTTGAGTAGAGGCCTCCAGTAGCTCACTTGGTACATACACAGTCATAGAGGCAAATGTCCAAGTTCTCTTTTGGAGGAAGCTTGGTACTTTTTACCTCTGACTATGCTCTAACCACAGCTTTGTGTAGTcagcttatttttaattgcttgcCGAAGTATATGAAATAGATGAACATCcgcttatttctttttttcactgttgctgttgctgtttgttttgctttccccCCGCCCTGGATGACTGACTGATATTGGCTTTGTTGATGCTCTTCTCCACTCttttgctgtggttttttttttttttttttttttgaattaacATCTTCTCAGTTTCAAAAATGCAACTTTGGCATTGTCTTCCCATTTGCAATAATCCAGTGAAATTCCTATCTCATTTTGATGAGAATAAGGCAATCCATATTGCATTGTTAAGAGAGGACAAAACATGCTTGCACTGAATATTAACTCAGTTGCATGTGTGAATGAGCTACAGTATGTGGTCCTTGAAAAGGGAAACCAACCAAAGCTAACAATCGTACTGGCCCCTGGAGCACAAGCGCAGCGTAATTCTCATTTTGTGGATACTGTGTTGAAACATGATGCAGAACAAGGAGGCAAGCTGATTGAGGCAGGCTCACACAACTTGACCATTCTGGGATATCTAGGACACATCTTGTCCAAATAGACTCTTGGATCCAGGAGAAGAgaatttttgctgtgtttttgtggTGCTGATATCATTATTCTTATTAAGATCATTTTAAGAGTTaaatgacagcagagaaaatttGGAGAATCATTCTCTCCCAGTTTTGAAATGCAAACTCCAAATCAAAGATCTTTGACCCTGGATTTCTGGGTCTCCAGCATATATGGagagatgtttttttccccttgaaataAAAACCAATTTGTCTGATCCCACATGACACTCATGCCAAGGCACACAACACTGCTGAGCAAACAGGAACTTTGATTATTAGTGCCTCATCTTTGtaagaaattagaaaaacagttactttcttactttGTATCTGTCAAAGGCCAAGCAAAATGAGTAGATAGAGTGCTCAAAGCAACATGAGTGTCTGCCATGAAGTTAGTCTTACTTTGTACGCAGAGGGGATACTGCCCTTGACAGACATTGAATATAAGCCTTGGGGTACTTAGGAATTCTGTATGCCAGTTTAAAGACCGTTTTATTTACTACAGTGGAAGAGCATGCTGTTGCTGATCATCCAGCCGTCCATCCTCCTTTTCgccagactaaacagccccagttcctttagttgctcctcatagggtgtattctccaagcccttcacaggccttgttgcccttctttggatatGCTCCAGCGCGTATTGAGGTATGTAttgaactgaaaacagaactgaaggTGGGACCTCATTGGTGCGAAGAACGGGGGCgggatgacttccctagtgctgctcaccacaccattcctgatacaagccaggatgccattggccttctcggccacctgggcacactgctggctcatattcaactgactgtccatcagtacaccaagtcCCTTTCcggtccctttccatcagggagctttccagccactcctccccaagcctggaATGATGTACGCCAGTTtaaagactttattttcttcagtgggaATGCAGGCTGTTGCTGATTGTCCAGCCCTGCAATGGACCTCTCTCCCCATGAAAGGCCTCTCACCCCTCCAGAGAATCAGTTGCACCTCCCCCTTGAGTACTGTCAGCAAacgtgctgaggatgcactcttGCATCCAGACCAATCCTCTGATTTCTGTCCATTCTTGACACCATGAGCCGCAGGGAGACAGCCTACAGCACCATGGTTCTTCTCATGGGTTGCAACCTCCTTCAGCCCTGATCCAGCTGCTCCTACATGGGCTCCTCCAGGGCCAGATCCCATTTGGAGATGGCTGGGGCAGGCTCTTCACCCAAGCCCTCCCCATGCTGGTTCCACCTCTGGCCCACTGCTACGGAAGCCTTGCGCATAAGCTCAACACAGGAGGACACCAAGGGAACGGCTTTGTAGTTATTATAGAATTTAATCatagaacaataaaaaaacttCATAGAATCAGTGGCATAATCAATCATACTTATGACGAAAGAGGGGATTGCAGGGCCAGCAACGCAGTTCTACCAGCCTGCCCCCTCCTGATTTTGCCTGCTGACGTGAATATCTCAGCATCAGGATTGTGGAAGTTGCCAGAGAACGGATCGTCGGATGGCTGTCACGTTCCAAAGGATGGAGGACTGcgagagaagaaagcagaacaagggtgaaACCCCCCAACCTGCAGAGACCCGCCAGCATCCCCTTCAGACCATGCCAGCCCCACCCATCACTTTTCCGGGCCACGAGGAGCATGCAAAACTAAGGGATCAGCTGGGAGCCACTGCTCAGGATTGCTGCATCTACCCCAGGAACGTTCCTCTGCCCCTGCAGCATTTCCTTGGAGCAGGGCAAGACATGGCTGCACACTGCTCAGGCTCTGTCCCCTGCCCCCAGCATCAGCACACACAGCGCTGTTCTCACTCACCACTGTAGATTTTCTTCCGCATTTCCTCACTTTGGTCCCAGTAGACCCACGCCAGCCCTAGGTACAGAGCTCCCATCAGATCCCCACTCCCCAGCACGCTCCCAGGAGCACAGACTGCGGTccagccagcccagctgcttCCGGTCCTGCACCCCAGGCAGGGACGGTGCCTGAGGGAGGACCTGAGCAAAGCACCCACTGGGGCTTCTGGCATGGGCAGAGTGtacctgggggctgcagggctgtgccttgCTGCCAGGGCAGGGCTCAAAGAGGGACCCAGGGGTTGGGCTCACCAATGAACGAGAGAGCCTCTTGTCGCATAGCAGCCTGAGAATCCCTCAGGTAGagcaggctctgctgcaggtATTTATCCACCCTCTTCCTGTCCTGCTGTAGCTGGAGAAGAACACAGAGGCATGGGGCTTACAGACCCTTCCCAGCTGCAGGTGCGGCCCCCCTGCCAATGTCCATTTCCTCATCAAAAGGGCAGGGGTTGCGGAGTTGTCCTTACCAAGCACTCCCTGATCCCCACCATATTCCTCTTCTCAGCCTGGTGCTTGAGCTCCTGCCAGTTCAGGAACTTTGCACAAGCAAGAAGGGTTTCCCCCGCCGCCTACGGAGCAACAGATGCCGGGAGATGGTACCACAGACACAGATCCCAAGAGCTGGAATGCATGCTGCCCTCACCCTCCATTCTCAGACCGCCCCTGAGGTGTCAGCACACTCTTGCCTGCACACCGGCCAGGTCTGAAATTCATACCTCTGCAACACTTGAGGTCTCATCACTGTTCCGaaagagcagagggagcaggcCCCGGCGTACGTTCTTCcgcatttttcccttttgccaCCACACCACAGCCTCCATCACATCTTGGAAGAGGAGGATGGAAGACTCTCGTACTTCACCTGACACCTGAGGGAGGAGTAGAGGAGGACCTCAGCAACACTCTCTTGCTGCGCATGGTGAGCACGAGAGCAGGTGTGGCTGATGCAAAGTGAGCCATGATGCTTCAGAGTCACGTTCCGCATGAATGTGCTGTGAATTCATGCAAACCACTGCAACAGGTTTCCAGCATGCAGTGCCTGCGCCTCAGAGTGCTCCCTCAGCCACCCTACCATGTCAAAGAAGCTCCGCAAGCACTGGCCCAAGGAGGAGACAGGGCTGCCCTTTGGCAGTGCCTCCAGGGCACACGCCGCCTGCTTAGGCTCCACCTCTCTGCTACGGCACCTGGGGAGAATGCCTGGTGCTGGCAGTAAAGGGGCCACTGGACAGTCTGAAAGCAACCCTTGGCAGCAGGTGTTTTGCACCGAGGTCGGGCTGGGCCCCAGCACAGGGGCTTCACACCACCAAGAACAACCCAGCTGCCGGGGACAAggcctgctgggctgcagagcccagtACACATCCCATGAGAGCCCAGAGGGGCAAAGAGAGGAGAACACATTCCAGCCAAGCAcccacctgcagtgctcagcCTCCCGCAGCAGACTTACGTGATTAAAAAGATGCAGGAGCTTGTCGGCCAGCTCCAGAGTAATGGGACGCAGCACCATCTTCCCCAGATGATTCATCATGTTTCTGAAGATATTCAGTGCGTTAAGAGTGACGTGCACGTTGCCAAACTGCAGGGTCTCCATGATGTCTGGCAGCAGGGCCCGTATTTCTCTTGCCTGTACAAAACACACAATTTCCTTTTCATCAAGAGGGCAATGGCCACCCTGGCCCAAAAGCTCTGATTTCAGTGCACCAGCCACACGCCTTGCTTCCTGGCAGCTGCCACAGGAATGGCAGCAGCAGACTCTGGGCAGGCGGTGGCCATGGGCTCCCTGATACGGATGTGGGGAGAtaggagaaggagagaaggagagcaAGGAAGGATTCTGTGTCCCAGCTCAGCCACCCCCTTTTCAATCAGGCCCCCAGGTAACCCATCTGGAaagctccccaggcagccaccAGGCCCCACCATGGCCATCACTCAGACTCACGAGTGTCGGGCAAGGTCAAGGCACAACACTGCCCAACGCCCCAGCGCCGGGCTGCCAACACAGTTCTCATTTGGCTAGGTCCTGCTCACCGTCTCAGGTCTCTCTGACAGGAGGACAAGGCCTCTGAGCACCAGCCATAGTAGTGGCAAGCTTTTAATCTTCAGGAACATCTGGAAGAGGTCTGGGTTACATAACTCCTGCAGGATCTCTTCAGTGGGGCGCATCACctgaaacaaacacagcagtgagAGCCAGACAGAGGCAGCTGGACTCCCTGCACCCTGCAGCTTCTGGAttctctggcagctcagggcagggcACTGGGGCCGCACAGCCTGGCCTTTGGCAGCAGCGCCTTTGGAGGGCCCCACAGTCTCTCCGTGCCACAGGCGTAGCACTGCGCAAGATGACTCCTTggcctgctgctccttccctctgaCCAGCCGCAGCCTCTTGCTCTCATGCTCCTCAAAGGCAGTTGACCAGCGGGAGCTTGCACAAATACAGCACCAGGCATGGGTGGCTGCAGGCACTTCAGCCATGGCCCTGACTCCTCCCCTGcccttctgcagctttcctgtcTCAGGGGCGAGGCAGCgggggcagggagctggggaaaAGACAGCCCTGTAGGAGAGCAAGGTGCCTCGCCCAGTAACTCACAGTCAGACGAAGAAGGCCAAAATCCACGGTGGTGAAGTTAAAGGTCATGCACAGCTGTTGGTCCTGAAGAACACTGCACAGCTCTTCCAAGACCCTCTCTGAAGTCGCTGCTGGGGCAAGCAGGCTCTCCCAGATGTCCAGAGTAGTGCTGCAAATGAAGAGCAATGCTCTGTCAGCAGGGCTGCCTCAgccacagcaccacagcacagGCAGGCCACAGGCTGTGGTGTAGCCGTGGCCCTGCCTCCCCGCATCCTCCTGATGGGAGCACTGGGTTGCCCTGGTCAGcactggctgctgcagccctgactGGCCCACCGGCACTGGAAAGCACAGTGGAATGGAAGGCCAGCTCCTCAAGGATATTCTGCAGCTTTGCTTGGCTCTGGCAGCGAGAACATCTCTGAGCCCCGCTCTTCACGTGAACAAGACTACAAGACTGTGGAGATGTCCGGGCTGGTACCTGTCACACTGTGGAAGGTGGGTCAACACACTCATCAGCACATCTCTGGGAAAGTGTCTGGTCAGCATATCCAGCAATGAGAAGAGTGTCTCCTGAAGTGATGCACGCCTTCTTTTCAAGTTTCTAGGGATGGACCCAAGAATCTCTGGCACCTGTAGGGAGGACACAGGAAGGTGAACTCTGGCACAAAGGTGTTGTGTTTTCatgcaaagcaatgcaacagGTTTCAATCACGGGGTGCCTGTGCCTCACAGTGGTCCCCCAGCCACCCAACCTGGTCAAAGCAGAGCTCCCTGAGCACTGGGACAAGGAGGAAACAGGGCCGGCCCTCAGCAGTGCCGCAGGGGCACATGTGGCCCGCTTAGCCTCTACCTCTCTGCTGCGGCACCTGGGGAGAATGCCTGGTGCAGGCAGCAAAAGGGAGCAGTGGAGGGTCTGGAAGGAACTCTTGGCAACAGATGCTTTTGTTGTACAGAGGCTGAGAAGGTCCCCTGCACGGGGACCTCACATCACAAAGAATAACCAAGCTGCCAGGGACAAggcctgctcctcctgccctctgacCAGGCACAGCCTCTTACTCTCACGCCTCTGAAAAGGCAATTGACCTGCAGGAGCTGGCACAAAATTGGCACCAGACGTGGGTGGCCACAGGCACTTCCCCCCTCCGGTCCTGCGGACTGCTCAGCCTGTACAGAGGCCATGACTCTCCCTGGTCCCCCAGCCATGACCCCAACTCTACCCCTACCCTACCCCAGCTTCCCATTCTGGGGGGCAAGGCAAGGGGAGGCAGGGAACGGGGGAAAAAGAGCCCCGAAGGAAAGCCCAGTGCATTGCCCGGTAACTCACAGTCAGGTGAAGGAGGTCCAACTCTGCTGTGGGTATCCCGCACAGAGTGCCCATCTTGAAGACAAGGAATAGCACTTCTAAGACCCTCTCTGATGACCGTGTGGATGAAAGCATACTCTTCCACATATCCAGAGTAGTGCTGCAAATGAAGAGTAACGCTCTGTCAGCAGGGCTCCCTCAGCCACAGCGCCACGGCTCAGGCAGGCCTGGCAGGCCacaggctgtgctcagccctggccctgctgccccGCGTGCTTTTGGAGGCTTGGGGACCCAGCCTGGGCAAGCTGGAGGGGCT comes from Gallus gallus isolate bGalGal1 chromosome Z, bGalGal1.mat.broiler.GRCg7b, whole genome shotgun sequence and encodes:
- the LOC100858097 gene encoding uncharacterized protein LOC100858097 isoform X1, translating into MEERPPSRPRVAWAESGAPQERRPPPEPYEVTEVQSLHGDAEEENEEMEKETIDTIQSFLGSTEKVLLPFTTSQRKTVHEMDMEQIWKLCGFMASSFSQEPFGQLLQPSQRTDVVLMALEKTAGGCCVEDSEWAKIILDVVLRQPGIWLMDVPVIMAFIHRHLKSKKTSIQQTLFSVLDVLAYQFPRDVLTAVLTHLPQSDSTTLDMWKSMLYFPRSSGRVLEVLCTVLKEEDLCGIPTAELDLVRLTVPEILASIHRNLKSPPTLHQPTFLSLLDMLACQFPRNVLTCVLTHLPQNDSTTLDMWKSMLSSTRSSERVLEVLFLVFKMGTLCGIPTAELDLLHLTVPEILGSIPRNLKRRRASLQETLFSLLDMLTRHFPRDVLMSVLTHLPQCDSTTLDIWESLLAPAATSERVLEELCSVLQDQQLCMTFNFTTVDFGLLRLTVMRPTEEILQELCNPDLFQMFLKIKSLPLLWLVLRGLVLLSERPETAREIRALLPDIMETLQFGNVHVTLNALNIFRNMMNHLGKMVLRPITLELADKLLHLFNHVSGEVRESSILLFQDVMEAVVWWQKGKMRKNVRRGLLPLLFRNSDETSSVAEAAGETLLACAKFLNWQELKHQAEKRNMVGIRECLLQQDRKRVDKYLQQSLLYLRDSQAAMRQEALSFIGLAWVYWDQSEEMRKKIYSVLHPLERDSHPTIRSLATSTILMLRYSRQQAKSGGGRLVELRCWPCNPLFRHKYD
- the LOC100858097 gene encoding uncharacterized protein LOC100858097 isoform X2 gives rise to the protein MEERPPSRPRVAWAESGAPQERRPPPEPYEVTEVQSLHGDAEEENEEMEKETIDTIQSFLGSTEKVLLPFTTSQRKTVHEMDMEQIWKLCGFMASSFSQEPFGQLLQPSQRTDVVLMALEKTAGGCCVEDSEWAKIILDVVLRQPGIWLMDVPVIMAFIHRHLKSKKTSIQQTLFSVLDVLAYQFPRDVLTAVLTHLPQSDSTTLDMWKSMLYFPRSSGRVLEVLCTVLKEEDLCGIPTAELDLVRLTVPEILGSIPRNLKRRRASLQETLFSLLDMLTRHFPRDVLMSVLTHLPQCDSTTLDIWESLLAPAATSERVLEELCSVLQDQQLCMTFNFTTVDFGLLRLTVMRPTEEILQELCNPDLFQMFLKIKSLPLLWLVLRGLVLLSERPETAREIRALLPDIMETLQFGNVHVTLNALNIFRNMMNHLGKMVLRPITLELADKLLHLFNHVSGEVRESSILLFQDVMEAVVWWQKGKMRKNVRRGLLPLLFRNSDETSSVAEAAGETLLACAKFLNWQELKHQAEKRNMVGIRECLLQQDRKRVDKYLQQSLLYLRDSQAAMRQEALSFIGLAWVYWDQSEEMRKKIYSVLHPLERDSHPTIRSLATSTILMLRYSRQQAKSGGGRLVELRCWPCNPLFRHKYD